TCCTGGCTCAGGAGGGCGGGACTGGCAGCTTTCCGCTGCAGAAACGACCCTTCCAGAACGGGGAGCACGCCGTGACCAGTCGGGACAGCTTCGAGGACCCCTCAGCCGCAGTGGACCCGCTCGGTCCGGTGCGGGACCCCGACGAGCCCGGCTGCGACGTCTTCCTCACCGGAACGGTGTTCCTCGACATCATCTTCACGGGCCTCGACTCCGCACCCGTGCGCGGTACGGAGTCCTGGGCCCGCGGCATGGGATCCAGCCCCGGCGGCGTCGCCAACATGGCCACCGCCCTGGCCAGGCTCGGCCTGCGCACCTCGCTGGCCGCGGCCTTCGGCGACGACCACTACGGCGAGTACTGCTGGGACGCGCTCGAGCAGGGTGAGGGCATCGACCTCTCGATGTCGCGGACCATCCCCGGCTGGCACAGCCCCGTCACGGTCTCGATGGCGTACGAGGGCGAGCGCACGATGGTCTCCCACGGCCACGAGGCACCGCCCCCGGCGGGCCCCGGGCCGTTCCCGCAGTGCCCGCCGCGGGCCCGGGCGGCCGTGGCCTCGCTGGGCCCGGGCCGGGGCGAGGAGTGGATCGGGGAGGCCGCCCGGCGCGGCTCGCGGGTCTTCGCGGACGTGGGCTGGGACGAGAGCGGGCGGTGGGACCTGGGGGCCCTGGCCGACCTGGAGCACTGCGAGGCCTTCCTGCCGAACGCGGGCGAGGCGATGCGGTACACCCGGACCGACTGTCCGCGGGCGGCGGCCCGGGCGCTGGCCGAGAAGGTGCCGATCGCGGTGGTGACGATGGGCGCGGAGGGTTCGTACGCGGTGGACGGG
This genomic window from Streptomyces sp. NBC_01351 contains:
- a CDS encoding carbohydrate kinase family protein, translating into MTSRDSFEDPSAAVDPLGPVRDPDEPGCDVFLTGTVFLDIIFTGLDSAPVRGTESWARGMGSSPGGVANMATALARLGLRTSLAAAFGDDHYGEYCWDALEQGEGIDLSMSRTIPGWHSPVTVSMAYEGERTMVSHGHEAPPPAGPGPFPQCPPRARAAVASLGPGRGEEWIGEAARRGSRVFADVGWDESGRWDLGALADLEHCEAFLPNAGEAMRYTRTDCPRAAARALAEKVPIAVVTMGAEGSYAVDGRTGETAQVRGITVDELDPTGAGDVYVAGFVTGTLAGWPLADRLAFAGLTAALSVQEFGGSLSAPGWPEVAHWWRTAPEELRGRYGFLDDLVPRGSTPAARRRAVPTIGFRHSA